One genomic region from Equus asinus isolate D_3611 breed Donkey chromosome 10, EquAss-T2T_v2, whole genome shotgun sequence encodes:
- the WIZ gene encoding protein Wiz isoform X8, whose translation MAASTAQCRVTKAESRAAAGPRAGGARERAPAGAPPPGPPSPGPAGLPAPPPPPPPPPPPPPPPPSRDGPKAEPEPGPAPAPAPGLGSEENAMVAMDLGSSPLPKKSLPVPGPLEQVANRLSSRVAAEVPHGSKQELPDLKAQSLTTCEVCGACFETRKGLSSHARSHLRQLGVAESESSGAPIDLLYELVKQKGLPDTPLGLPPGLTKKSSSPKEVVAGAPRPGLLALAKPLDAPAVNKAIKSPPGFSAKGLAHPPSSPLLKKAPLALAGSPTPKNPEDKSPQLSLSPRPASPKAQWPQSEDEGPLNLTSGPEPARDIRCEFCGEFFENRKGLSSHARSHLRQMGVTEWYVNGSPIDTLREILKRRTQSRPGGPPNPPGPSPKALAKVVGSGGPGSSLETRSPVDLHLSPLAKKLPPPPGSPLGHSPTASPPTARKMFPGLAAPSLPKKLKPEQMRVEIKREMLPGALHGEPHSSEGPWATPREDMTPLNLSSRAEPVRDIRCEFCGEFFENRKGLSSHARSHLRQMGVTEWSVNGSPIDTLREILKKKSKPCLIKKEPPAGDLAPALAEDGPPTAAPGPMQATLPLVPMAGRPSKPGAGLAQAPRELSLAPITGAKPSATGYLASVAAKRPLQEDRLLPAEVKAKTYIQTELPFKAKTLHEKTSHSSTEACCELCGLYFENRKALASHARAHLRQFGVTEWCVNGSPIETLSEWIKHRPQKVGAYRSYIQGGRPFTKKFRSAGHGRDSDKRPPLGLAPGGLAVVGRSAGGEPGPEAGRAADGGERPLAASPPGTVKAEEHQRQNINKFERRQARPPDTSAARGGEEASDLQQKLEEVRQPPPRVRPVPSLVPRPPQTSLVKFVGNIYTLKCRFCEVEFQGPLSIQEEWVRHLQRHILEMNFSKADPPPEEPQAPQAQTAAAEAP comes from the exons ATGGCCGCCTCCACCGCCCAGTGCCGAGTGACAAAAGCGGAGAgcagggcggcggcggggccgcgcgcGGGGGGCGCCCGGGAGCGCGCGCCCGCAGGGGCGCCCCCGCCCGGTCCCCCGAGCCCGGGCCCCGCGGGcctccccgcgccgccgccgccgcccccgccgccgccgccgccgccgccgccgccgccgtcgcgGGACGGGCCCAAGGCCGAGCCGGAGCCGgggcccgcgcccgcgcccgcgccgg GCCTGGGTTCTGAGGAAAACGCAATGGTAGCCATGGACTTGGGCTCCTCACCGCTCCCCAAGAAGAGCCTGCCTGTCCCTGGGCCCCTGGAGCAGGTGGCCAATCGGCTGAGCAGCAGAGTGGCTGCAGAGGTTCCTCATGGCAGCAAGCAAGAGCTGCCAGACCTCAAGG CCCAGAGCTTGACCACCTGCGAGGTCTGCGGTGCCTGCTTTGAGACACGCAAGGGCCTGTCCAGCCACGCGCGCTCCCACCTGCGGCAGCTGGGGGTGGCCGAGTCGGAGAGCAGCGGTGCCCCCATCGACCTCCTCTACGAGCTCGTGAAGCAGAAGGGCCTGCCTGACACACCCCTTGGGCTGCCCCCAGGCCTGACTAAGAAGTCCAGCTCGCCAAAGGAGGTGGTCGCTGGGGCCCCCCGACCCGGCCTGCTCGCCCTGGCCAAGCCCCTGGATGCCCCTGCTGTCAACAAGGCCATCAAGTCACCTCCTGGCTTCTCGGCCAAGGGCCTGGCCCACCCACCCAGCTCCCCACTTCTCAAGAAGGCACCACTGGCCCTGGCGGGCTCCCCTACCCCCAAGAATCCTGAGGACAAGAGCCCCCAGCTGTCCCTGAGCCCCCGGCCGGCCTCCCCAAAGGCACAATGGCCCCAGTCTGAGGACGAGGGGCCCCTGAACCTCA CCTCGGGCCCAGAGCCAGCTCGCGACATCCGCTGTGAGTTCTGTGGCGAGTTCTTCGAGAACCGCAAGGGCCTGTCAAGCCATGCACGCTCCCACCTGCGACAGATGGGTGTGACCGAGTGGTATGTCAACGGCTCGCCCATCGACACGCTGCGGGAGATCCTCAAGAGACGGACCCAGTCCCGGCCTGGCGGACCCCCAAACCCGCCGGGGCCCAGCCCCAAAGCCCTGGCCAAGGTGGTGGGCAGCGGAGGTCCTGGCAGCTCACTGGAAACCCGCAGCCCTGTGGACCTTCACCTCTCACCCCTGGCCAAGAAGTTGCCGccgccaccaggcagccccctgGGCCACTCACCAACTGCCTCTCCTCCCACGGCCCGGAAGATGTTTCCAGGCCTGGCTGCACCCTCCCTGCCCAAGAAGCTGAAGCCTGAACAAATGCGGGTGGAGATCAAGCGGGAGATGCTGCCAGGGGCCCTTCATGGGGAGCCGCACTCATCTGAGGGTCCTTGGGCAACGCCACGGGAAGACATGACCCCCCTGAACCTGT CATCGCGGGCAGAGCCGGTGCGTGACATCCGCTGCGAGTTCTGTGGCGAGTTCTTCGAGAATCGCAAGGGTCTGTCAAGCCATGCACGCTCCCACCTGCGGCAGATGGGCGTGACTGAGTGGTCCGTCAATGGCTCGCCCATCGACACGCTGCGGGAGATCCTCAAGAAGAAGTCCAAGCCGTGCCTCATCAAGAAGGAGCCACCAGCTGGCGACCTGGCCCCTGCCTTGGCTGAAGATGGGCCCCCCACCGCGGCCCCTGGGCCCATGCAGGCCACCTTGCCACTGGTGCCCATGGCTGGCCGGCCCAGCAAACCAGGAGCTGGGCTGGCCCAGGCTCCCCGTGAGCTCAGCCTGGCACCCATCACTGGGGCCAAGCCCTCAGCCACTGGCTACCTGGCCTCAGTGGCAGCCAAGCGGCCCCTGCAGGAGGACCGCCTCCTCCCAGCAGAGGTCAAGGCCAAGACCTACATCCAGACTGAACTGCCCTTCAAGGCAAAGACTCTCCACGAGAAGACCTCCCACTCCT CCACCGAGGCCTGCTGCGAGCTGTGTGGCCTTTACTTTGAAAACCGCAAGGCCCTGGCCAGCCACGCACGGGCGCACCTGCGGCAGTTTGGCGTGACAGAGTGGTGCGTGAACGGCTCGCCCATTGAGACGCTGAGCGAGTGGATCAAGCACCGGCCCCAGAAGGTGGGCGCCTACCGCAGCTACATCCAGGGCGGCCGCCCCTTCACCAAGAAGTTCCGCAGCGCCGGCCACGGCCGCGACAGCGACAAGCGGCCGCCCCTGGGGCTGGCACCCGGGGGCCTGGCTGTGGTGGGCCGCAGCGCCGGGGGTGAGCCGGGGCCCGAGGCTGGTCGGGCGGCCGATGGTGGGGAGCGGCCTCTGGCAGCCAGCCCACCAGGCACTGTGAAGGCCGAGGAGCACCAGCGGCAGAACATCAACA aATTTGAGCGCCGACAAGCCCGCCCTCCAGACACCTCTGCGGCCAGAGGGGGCGAGGAGGCCAGTGACCTGcagcagaagctggaggaggtgcGGCAACCCCCACCCCGGGTCcggccagtcccctccctggtgccccggccccccCAGACGTCACTTGTCAAGTTCGTTGGCAACATCTACACCCTCAAGTGCAG GTTCTGTGAAGTGGAGTTCCAGGGGCCCCTCTCCATCCAGGAGGAGTGGGTGCGGCACTTACAGCGGCACATCCTGGAGATGAATTTCTCCAAAGCGGACCCGCCGCCTGAGGAGCCCCAGGCCCCGCAGGCACAGACAGCAGCGGCAGAGGCGCCCTAA